CCAGAATCTTTCAGCTGCGCAAGAAGTACTTTCTTCTCAGCTTCAATTTCTTTTTCCGGCAGGTCATTGCGGGATACAACACTTGGAGGATATGCTGCTATGTGCATTGCTACCATTTTTGCGAACTTCTTGAAGTCATCGGTTCTGGCAACGAAATCGGTTTCACAGTTAATCTCTACCAGCACACCGAGCTTGCCGGGAGGATGTATATATGATACAACCAGTCCCTCCGAAGCTTCTCTGAGAGCTTTCTTGGATGCAACTTTAACACCCTTTTCCCGAAGGAATGAAATAGCTCCCTGCATGTCTCCATTGCTTTCTTCGAGCGCTTTCTTGCAGTCCATCATTCCTGCTCCAGTGGCTTTTCTCAGTTGTTTCAGATGATCTAGATTAACGGACATTATTCACCCGAATCCTTTCCCTCTTCCTGAGCATTTTTCGGCTTTTCGCTGACTGAAGCTGTATCCGTTGTAATATCTCCAGCAGTTTCTTCTGCTGCAGCCTTCTTTTCAGTCTTTCTGGCCGTAGTTTTCTTTGCAGGTGTATCTGCTGTTGTCTTCTCAGATCTGGCAGCAGTTGTTTTCTTCTCCGGTTTAGCGGCAACCGTTTTCTTCTCCGGTTTGGCGGCAGCTGTCTTCTTCTCCGGTTTGGCGGCAACCGTTTTCTTCTCCGGTTTGGCGGCAACCGTTTTCTTCTCCGGTTTGGCGGCAACCGTCTTCTTCTCCGGTTTGGCGGCAGCTGTCTTCTTCTCCGGTGCGGCAGAAGCTGTCTTTCTTTTTTCAGCTTCAACACCACCTGTACTATCATCCGTCGGGATCGGTTTCTCCGCTGTAGTATCAGGAGCAGCCCCTTCAGCACCAAGAATGACGTGATCAGCCAGAGTACCAATAATCAATGAAATGGATTTGATCGCATCATCATTTCCCGGAATCGGATAATCAACTTCGGTCGGATCACAATTCGTATCAACTATTCCGATACAGGGAATATTAAGTTTCCTTGCTTCATGAACAGCAATCTGCTCCTTCTTGATATC
This genomic window from Candidatus Aegiribacteria sp. contains:
- the tsf gene encoding translation elongation factor Ts; protein product: MSVNLDHLKQLRKATGAGMMDCKKALEESNGDMQGAISFLREKGVKVASKKALREASEGLVVSYIHPPGKLGVLVEINCETDFVARTDDFKKFAKMVAMHIAAYPPSVVSRNDLPEKEIEAEKKVLLAQLKDSGKPDNIIEKIIEGRLDKYYAEACLLDQEWADDPEVGTVKDALTNLIAKLRENIVISRFARFSIGT
- the rpsB gene encoding 30S ribosomal protein S2, with product MEIPSMQEMLEAGIHFGHQKSRWNPKMRNYIFMARNGIHIIDLKKSRALLEDASNLIAKTVASGKSVLFVATKKQGRECLKEHAIRCGQYYVTERWMGGMLTNFKTISKGIETLVELEKAEKDGFPASMTKKEILQKRRKREKLEKDLTGIRHMKKLPGVVVVVDIKKEQIAVHEARKLNIPCIGIVDTNCDPTEVDYPIPGNDDAIKSISLIIGTLADHVILGAEGAAPDTTAEKPIPTDDSTGGVEAEKRKTASAAPEKKTAAAKPEKKTVAAKPEKKTVAAKPEKKTVAAKPEKKTAAAKPEKKTVAAKPEKKTTAARSEKTTADTPAKKTTARKTEKKAAAEETAGDITTDTASVSEKPKNAQEEGKDSGE